In the genome of Desulfovibrio desulfuricans, one region contains:
- the hxsD gene encoding His-Xaa-Ser system protein HxsD yields the protein MGDHQTSPFFTKDDGKKGVIIASKDFFERDCVLTVANNYSDSYWVSVQPSGERDVEITVSTKDGSLIAVECLKGMMNDLIDQQVRLDLVKEFGEVRKTIVRYAFSSVEKRDV from the coding sequence ATGGGTGATCATCAAACTTCTCCATTTTTTACTAAAGATGATGGCAAAAAGGGTGTTATTATAGCAAGTAAAGATTTTTTTGAGCGAGATTGCGTGCTCACAGTTGCGAACAACTATTCTGATAGCTATTGGGTCTCTGTGCAGCCTTCTGGGGAGCGAGATGTGGAAATCACAGTGTCCACAAAAGATGGAAGCTTGATAGCTGTCGAATGTTTGAAAGGCATGATGAACGACCTTATCGATCAACAGGTTCGCTTGGATTTGGTGAAAGAGTTTGGAGAAGTCCGTAAGACCATTGTGAGATATGCATTTTCTTCGGTGGAGAAGAGGGATGTATAG
- the hxsA2 gene encoding His-Xaa-Ser repeat protein HxsA2, translating into MRKVIYLLFLFASVIASGLGIGKTEVQASSLPQIEGTTKTTTAKNVVFSDVLDQNKDGGLIAAHYSHSSHSSHSSHRSHYSSRY; encoded by the coding sequence ATGAGGAAGGTAATCTATTTGCTTTTCCTGTTTGCCAGTGTCATTGCATCAGGCCTGGGCATTGGGAAAACCGAGGTACAGGCAAGCTCGTTACCCCAGATTGAAGGAACGACAAAAACAACCACGGCGAAAAATGTCGTTTTTTCGGATGTCCTGGATCAAAACAAAGATGGTGGTTTGATAGCAGCTCACTACAGCCATAGCAGCCACAGTAGTCATAGCAGCCACAGAAGCCATTATTCGAGCCGTTATTAA
- the hxsC gene encoding His-Xaa-Ser system radical SAM maturase HxsC, translated as MRTVSGKASRMFSPIVGELSFTGKPFYARSEAILVSDAITSKSLGYSGCITTGPQRAFFYPDSIYDADDISFLHEGDIVCLDNDGHATVLWEESSNQNALFLTEACNCHCMMCPQPPKKHDKRLIQQANKVLDLIKLKSVRHICITGGEPTLLGNDFLAVLNRCVSEHPSAIIDILTNGKTFFDINFTQRVASITNKNVKFCVSLHSDIDTIHDKIVGKNGSYSKTQLGIYNLAKCGCHLEIRHVVTKLNWNRLLGFSEHLYNYFPFCSHYAFMGMEVHGEASLNYSEVGISPNDYRENLRKAVLFMHRRGLPVSVYNIPLCQCDERIWPFARQSISSWKKFYPSQCDQCREKAACAGFFSTSAFLPAELVKPI; from the coding sequence ATGAGAACTGTTAGCGGAAAAGCCTCACGCATGTTCTCTCCGATAGTTGGAGAATTGTCTTTTACTGGGAAGCCATTTTATGCTCGGTCAGAGGCAATTCTTGTATCTGATGCAATTACTAGTAAGTCGCTTGGTTATTCTGGATGCATAACAACAGGCCCCCAAAGGGCTTTTTTCTACCCAGACAGCATTTATGATGCGGATGATATTTCTTTTCTACACGAAGGTGACATCGTATGCCTCGATAATGATGGGCATGCAACTGTTTTATGGGAAGAAAGCTCGAATCAAAACGCTTTATTCCTAACTGAAGCATGTAATTGCCATTGCATGATGTGCCCGCAACCACCAAAAAAGCATGATAAGCGCTTAATTCAGCAAGCCAATAAAGTTCTTGATCTCATTAAATTGAAGTCTGTTCGGCATATTTGCATCACTGGTGGAGAGCCTACTCTCTTGGGTAATGATTTTTTAGCAGTGCTTAATCGTTGCGTTTCTGAACATCCAAGCGCAATTATTGACATCCTGACAAATGGTAAAACATTTTTTGACATTAATTTTACTCAACGTGTGGCAAGCATAACAAATAAAAATGTCAAATTTTGTGTTTCTCTTCACTCTGATATTGACACAATTCATGATAAAATTGTTGGTAAAAATGGAAGTTATTCAAAGACACAATTAGGAATATATAATCTTGCTAAATGTGGATGTCATCTTGAAATCCGCCATGTCGTCACAAAATTGAATTGGAATCGGCTCCTTGGCTTTTCAGAACATCTTTATAATTATTTCCCGTTTTGCTCTCATTATGCTTTCATGGGCATGGAAGTACATGGCGAGGCAAGCCTCAATTACAGTGAAGTTGGCATTTCTCCTAATGACTATCGCGAAAATCTGAGAAAGGCTGTGCTCTTCATGCATAGAAGAGGCTTGCCTGTTTCGGTGTACAATATTCCCCTATGTCAGTGTGATGAGCGTATTTGGCCCTTTGCCCGTCAGTCAATTTCATCATGGAAAAAATTTTATCCATCCCAGTGTGACCAATGCCGGGAAAAAGCTGCGTGCGCGGGATTTTTTAGCACATCTGCTTTTCTTCCGGCTGAGCTGGTTAAACCAATATAG
- a CDS encoding AAA family ATPase, whose protein sequence is MSGMSASLTQWFSTRPQWLQIAATRLLQQPELTDKDVSEFATLCQQEAEGKLPKTTCSFPATAFSPGAAGSLRLCSISDVEGVNALAPKKPLEFGKGNITIVYGNNGSGKSGYVRLLKHVCGARERGTLHRNVYKPGAAAQKACISFEQDGVPKSHTWSGQGICDDLNSVDIFDTSFGKVFVSSEDEVSYEPPVLSFFSSLILACEKVASALDTEANRHQSKKPNIPADKKATPEGIWYEAISAKTSTQDIDKHCAVGSADETEMQTLQQRLAEQAPAEKAKQLRKQKQHIDTLVQDAKKYLEQLSDENYRRIIVAKKKWILKKTAADTAAQKVFSGSELEGIGSDVWKELWEAARNYSVSAAYKETEYPNVSDGSRCVLCHQILTQEAKERLISFENFVKGEMQKAATDAAKEYETANQTIEALPTSETLKTRIDAAGIPQDEVAIQVTDFFAQLQARKDLLPGIDSEDAIPDPLLSPKWIEEANAQSKRLGELAAKYDEDAKSDNREEIKKKLNSLQARKWLSEHRTAIDEEVTRLNLLNQIQEAKKSTNTKALSQKKGELAEALITDAFVQRFNAELKALGASQVKVELVKSKVSKGRVLHKLQLRGASQNGLADVLSEGENRIVSIAAFLADVTGKSNQAPFIFDDPISSLDQSYEEAVVQRLIELSQDKQVIVFTHRLSLLGTVRHFAEKKTIKSDVVSIRSADWGTGEPAPIPLSQSDIKSALNTLMNQRYQDAKKTSENGEFEHAEILLKSICSDFRTLVERSIENDLLCGVVQRFQRPVHTLKLKDLAKLKDADCNLLDSLMTKYSGFEHSQPTESPVELPKPDDLLADMTSLKNWREEYAKRPASAVTG, encoded by the coding sequence ATGAGCGGGATGTCGGCATCACTGACCCAATGGTTTTCAACGCGCCCCCAGTGGCTCCAGATCGCGGCAACTCGGCTACTCCAGCAGCCTGAGCTTACCGACAAAGATGTCTCTGAGTTCGCAACCCTATGCCAGCAGGAAGCCGAAGGTAAGCTGCCCAAAACGACCTGTTCCTTTCCTGCTACCGCGTTCTCCCCGGGCGCAGCAGGCTCCCTGCGTTTGTGCTCAATCAGTGATGTCGAAGGAGTAAACGCCCTTGCTCCGAAAAAGCCACTTGAGTTTGGCAAGGGCAATATCACGATTGTTTATGGCAACAACGGGTCAGGCAAATCCGGTTATGTCAGACTCCTCAAACATGTATGCGGAGCCCGCGAGAGGGGTACCCTCCACCGCAATGTCTATAAGCCCGGCGCTGCCGCACAGAAAGCCTGCATTTCGTTTGAGCAGGACGGCGTACCGAAGAGTCACACGTGGTCAGGACAAGGGATCTGCGATGACCTCAATAGCGTTGACATTTTCGACACCTCGTTTGGCAAGGTCTTTGTCAGCAGCGAAGACGAGGTGAGCTACGAGCCGCCGGTTCTATCGTTCTTCAGCTCGCTCATCCTCGCATGCGAAAAGGTTGCATCGGCCTTGGACACCGAGGCCAACCGGCACCAGTCCAAAAAGCCGAATATCCCGGCTGACAAGAAGGCAACTCCTGAAGGTATCTGGTACGAAGCCATCAGCGCCAAGACCTCCACCCAGGACATTGACAAGCATTGCGCAGTTGGCAGCGCTGACGAGACCGAGATGCAAACGCTGCAGCAGCGTCTTGCCGAACAGGCACCGGCGGAAAAAGCGAAGCAGCTGAGAAAGCAGAAACAGCATATCGACACTCTGGTCCAGGATGCCAAAAAGTATCTGGAGCAATTATCGGACGAGAATTACCGACGGATCATCGTTGCCAAGAAGAAGTGGATCCTTAAAAAGACTGCGGCAGATACGGCGGCGCAAAAGGTGTTCTCCGGCAGCGAGCTGGAAGGCATCGGCTCTGATGTCTGGAAAGAACTTTGGGAAGCGGCCCGGAACTACTCCGTATCGGCTGCCTACAAAGAAACCGAGTACCCGAATGTTTCCGATGGCTCCCGTTGTGTCCTCTGTCACCAGATCTTGACCCAAGAGGCCAAGGAGCGGTTGATCTCCTTCGAAAACTTCGTGAAGGGCGAAATGCAGAAAGCCGCAACGGATGCGGCCAAGGAATACGAGACCGCCAATCAAACTATTGAGGCGCTACCGACATCGGAGACGCTGAAGACACGTATCGATGCGGCTGGCATTCCACAGGATGAAGTCGCCATCCAAGTGACGGATTTCTTTGCTCAATTACAGGCCAGAAAAGACCTGCTCCCTGGGATCGATTCCGAAGACGCCATTCCCGACCCTCTACTCTCACCGAAATGGATCGAAGAAGCCAACGCCCAGTCGAAAAGACTCGGTGAACTCGCGGCAAAATATGACGAAGACGCCAAAAGCGACAATCGTGAGGAGATCAAGAAGAAGCTAAACAGCCTGCAGGCCAGAAAGTGGTTGTCTGAACACCGCACCGCCATTGATGAAGAAGTCACCCGATTGAATCTGCTGAACCAGATTCAGGAAGCCAAGAAGTCGACCAACACCAAAGCCCTATCCCAGAAGAAAGGGGAGCTGGCAGAAGCCTTGATCACGGATGCGTTCGTGCAACGGTTCAACGCGGAGCTCAAGGCTCTGGGCGCATCTCAGGTGAAGGTTGAGCTCGTGAAATCAAAAGTCTCCAAGGGCCGAGTCCTTCATAAGCTCCAGCTTCGGGGGGCCTCTCAGAATGGCCTCGCCGATGTGCTGAGCGAGGGAGAAAATCGGATCGTTTCCATTGCGGCTTTTTTGGCCGACGTCACCGGAAAGAGCAACCAGGCCCCGTTTATCTTTGACGATCCAATATCCTCGCTGGACCAAAGCTATGAGGAGGCCGTGGTTCAAAGACTGATCGAGCTGTCTCAGGACAAGCAGGTCATTGTCTTTACTCACCGCCTTTCCTTGCTGGGAACGGTACGGCATTTTGCCGAGAAAAAGACCATCAAGTCCGATGTGGTGAGCATTCGCTCTGCAGACTGGGGGACCGGAGAGCCCGCTCCCATTCCACTTTCACAGAGCGACATCAAATCCGCCCTGAACACACTCATGAATCAGCGGTATCAGGATGCAAAGAAAACGAGTGAAAACGGCGAGTTTGAACATGCCGAAATCTTGCTGAAGTCGATATGTAGCGACTTCAGGACATTGGTGGAGCGCTCTATTGAAAATGATTTGCTGTGCGGGGTGGTTCAAAGATTCCAACGACCGGTCCATACGTTGAAACTCAAGGATCTGGCCAAATTGAAGGACGCGGATTGCAATCTCCTTGATTCGCTCATGACCAAATACTCAGGGTTTGAACACTCGCAGCCAACAGAATCACCTGTGGAGTTGCCGAAGCCAGACGATCTGTTGGCCGACATGACTTCATTGAAAAACTGGCGTGAGGAATACGCGAAACGCCCCGCCTCAGCGGTGACTGGGTAG
- a CDS encoding helix-turn-helix domain-containing protein — MLSCSDFTLLMSKITLFNTCQYHLDRINSYSELLEEDAVKERPNSLTQIVGQAIFQRRRALGMSQEELAEKVGIGQQSLSRMEQGKTAPRFERLQNLADALDCRVVDLFAEPQESADFYAASLAELFSALSDEQRVFVHRQAAQLIHFLRDREKN, encoded by the coding sequence ATGCTTAGCTGTAGTGATTTTACTCTTTTAATGAGTAAAATCACTCTTTTTAATACATGTCAATACCACTTGGACCGCATAAACTCTTACTCTGAATTACTGGAGGAGGATGCGGTGAAAGAGCGGCCCAATTCTTTGACACAGATAGTTGGACAGGCAATTTTTCAGCGCCGTAGGGCATTGGGAATGTCTCAGGAAGAGCTTGCAGAGAAAGTCGGAATTGGGCAGCAATCGTTATCACGCATGGAACAGGGGAAAACTGCGCCTCGCTTCGAACGTTTGCAAAACCTGGCAGATGCACTGGACTGCAGAGTTGTTGATCTCTTTGCTGAACCACAAGAGTCGGCTGACTTCTATGCGGCATCGCTGGCAGAGCTTTTTAGTGCTCTTTCTGATGAACAGCGTGTTTTTGTTCACCGGCAAGCCGCTCAACTCATACATTTTTTGCGTGACCGTGAAAAAAATTAA
- a CDS encoding DUF3987 domain-containing protein, with protein MSSAIDQDVELIREAVNESLKFEKKLLQDVEESIHPPVQLLVDKATQFKIAVTMQAQGECQGSITAEGSMIKSNLISSSDAVNLFLRGHTQEPFVYENARQPIYLAHPALPMVNLVQPTIASTFYCNENLNEVGVTARFVPFFHGGSL; from the coding sequence ATGAGCTCGGCTATAGATCAAGATGTTGAACTCATACGTGAAGCAGTCAATGAATCATTAAAATTTGAAAAAAAACTTCTTCAAGACGTTGAAGAAAGCATTCATCCCCCTGTTCAGTTGCTGGTGGATAAGGCAACACAATTTAAAATTGCAGTCACAATGCAAGCTCAGGGTGAGTGTCAGGGAAGTATAACCGCTGAAGGCAGTATGATTAAGAGCAATCTTATCAGTTCGTCGGACGCCGTTAACTTATTCCTTCGAGGGCACACTCAAGAACCCTTTGTTTACGAAAATGCTCGGCAACCGATTTATTTGGCACATCCGGCACTACCCATGGTTAATTTAGTCCAGCCTACGATTGCCAGCACGTTTTATTGCAATGAAAACTTGAACGAAGTCGGTGTAACAGCACGGTTTGTGCCATTTTTTCATGGAGGATCACTGTAA
- a CDS encoding DUF3987 domain-containing protein: MGVTNLTTDDYNRKITKLLGLFHTQDKNAQRFQVGVTPEALQLIKRFEDDIRWDILPKMPEAARPCLLKAHGQAVRFAWDIHAWSHDDPHLHLITEAEMQLGIDLVRASFQHIRYAYDPCGLTAFSTAQKILQSLKNIVDSWEQDKILDDGIDSTTIQQRIGVKSKEVNNALQLLDEHNYLAVYDDATNNLKIALHPDFFAYA, translated from the coding sequence ATGGGCGTAACCAACTTGACCACTGATGACTACAATCGAAAAATCACTAAGTTGCTGGGATTATTCCATACACAAGATAAAAATGCTCAACGGTTTCAGGTTGGTGTCACACCTGAAGCTCTACAGCTTATCAAGCGATTTGAGGACGACATTCGTTGGGATATCCTTCCAAAAATGCCAGAAGCAGCTCGTCCATGCTTGTTAAAAGCACATGGGCAAGCAGTGCGGTTTGCTTGGGACATTCATGCATGGAGCCATGACGACCCCCATCTACATCTAATTACTGAAGCCGAAATGCAGCTGGGGATTGATCTTGTTCGCGCGTCCTTTCAGCATATTCGGTATGCTTATGACCCCTGTGGACTGACAGCATTTAGTACTGCCCAAAAGATTCTTCAGAGCCTTAAAAATATCGTGGATAGCTGGGAGCAGGATAAAATCCTTGATGATGGCATAGATTCGACAACTATCCAGCAGCGCATTGGTGTTAAATCTAAGGAGGTCAATAACGCCTTGCAGCTTCTTGATGAGCATAATTACCTAGCTGTCTACGATGATGCAACTAATAACCTTAAAATTGCGCTGCACCCTGATTTCTTCGCTTATGCCTAA
- a CDS encoding YagK/YfjJ domain-containing protein: MNSINFSQMIKDYDPIIYRGTVSQKLFSLLEEYTNTFSKTMIVRFDTTYPQRFITVEDNSDMSALMKLLIQQCSRNGVSPAYFWVREQSLKSDNQHYHCMLLLDGNKTCRYYPYIKSAEEIWGRILDVDPKGLIHYCDRDPDGNRQANGIILRSDDLNYEDKIEAVVRQAMYLAKNHTKGFYNDGFRDFGMTRISSIPLLRKKFRNN, translated from the coding sequence ATGAACAGCATCAATTTTTCACAGATGATTAAAGATTACGATCCAATCATATACAGAGGCACTGTTTCACAAAAACTGTTCTCATTGCTTGAAGAATATACAAATACATTTAGCAAGACCATGATTGTTCGTTTTGATACCACTTATCCACAAAGATTCATTACTGTTGAAGATAACAGCGACATGTCAGCTCTCATGAAGCTGCTTATTCAACAGTGTTCACGCAATGGAGTGTCACCAGCGTATTTTTGGGTAAGAGAGCAATCTCTCAAAAGTGACAATCAACACTATCACTGCATGTTATTGCTCGATGGCAACAAGACTTGCAGGTACTATCCCTACATCAAGTCAGCAGAAGAGATATGGGGCAGGATACTCGATGTGGACCCTAAAGGGCTGATCCACTATTGTGACAGAGACCCTGACGGCAACAGGCAAGCTAATGGCATCATCCTGCGCAGTGATGACCTCAACTACGAAGACAAGATTGAAGCCGTTGTACGGCAAGCCATGTATTTGGCGAAGAACCACACCAAAGGCTTTTACAACGATGGATTCAGAGACTTTGGCATGACCAGAATCAGCAGCATCCCTCTGCTCAGGAAAAAGTTCAGGAACAACTAG
- a CDS encoding endonuclease: MRKGILILALLAMFFPSVGAAGGNTTNDSFGHAKKMLSQVYADHRVTFYCGASYDERGNVVLPEGFTTPKHEKRAAKIEWEHSLPAENFGQTFEEWRTGSPECIHEGKPFKGRKCAEKVNIEYRYMQADMYNLFPAIGAVNALRSNFNYAVLPGEASTFGVCEMKISDRKAEPPVRSRGQIARTYLYMQDAYGPRYHMSHQQAQLMEAWDRQYPVDSWECTRARRIEALQGNENKYVKAACQQVGLW, translated from the coding sequence ATGCGCAAAGGCATCTTGATTTTAGCTCTGCTGGCAATGTTTTTTCCTTCTGTAGGTGCTGCTGGTGGAAATACAACCAATGATAGCTTTGGTCATGCTAAAAAAATGCTCTCACAGGTGTACGCTGACCACAGGGTCACCTTTTATTGCGGTGCCTCGTACGATGAGCGTGGGAATGTAGTTTTGCCAGAAGGATTCACCACCCCCAAACATGAAAAACGAGCTGCCAAAATAGAATGGGAGCATTCGCTTCCAGCTGAAAATTTTGGACAAACATTTGAAGAGTGGCGAACCGGGTCACCAGAATGCATTCATGAGGGAAAGCCATTTAAAGGCCGAAAATGTGCAGAAAAAGTTAATATTGAATACCGCTACATGCAGGCCGACATGTATAATCTTTTTCCGGCAATTGGGGCAGTGAACGCTCTCCGGTCAAATTTTAACTATGCAGTTTTGCCAGGCGAAGCATCAACCTTTGGTGTTTGTGAGATGAAAATTAGCGACCGAAAGGCAGAGCCCCCAGTCCGTTCTCGTGGGCAAATTGCACGCACTTACCTTTACATGCAGGATGCCTATGGACCGCGATATCACATGAGCCATCAACAAGCGCAATTGATGGAAGCCTGGGATCGTCAATACCCTGTCGATAGCTGGGAATGTACGCGAGCGAGACGGATTGAAGCATTGCAGGGCAATGAGAATAAATATGTGAAAGCTGCATGCCAGCAAGTCGGTCTATGGTAA
- a CDS encoding lysozyme inhibitor LprI family protein, translated as MRKASLLAIPLAIALILSSTSSFSAEIRDQGKEAHTLKLTDALHEEFLADEDYALADALLNATWKQVKLNVSEDQYKKLLQEQRKWTSSGRDEAAGIHASSMPPKAAFIRAMQDRTNSLLRIVRIPPKAGVYSSPNATFTVRINEAGYASITVEGNAEDGQGHSCEFTGKGIINTYDWTTLTHDDFPNFYLLFTRAGAELVYATGGISQGCGAGVNFNYSYTLDK; from the coding sequence ATGAGAAAAGCATCCTTACTTGCAATACCCCTGGCGATTGCTTTGATATTGTCGTCTACTTCTTCCTTCTCCGCAGAGATACGCGATCAGGGCAAGGAAGCACACACGCTTAAACTGACTGACGCCCTGCACGAAGAGTTTTTGGCAGATGAAGACTATGCCTTGGCAGATGCCCTTCTCAACGCCACATGGAAGCAGGTTAAGCTGAACGTCAGCGAAGACCAATACAAGAAGCTCCTGCAGGAACAGAGGAAGTGGACTTCCAGTGGGCGGGACGAAGCTGCAGGCATTCATGCGTCATCCATGCCTCCTAAGGCTGCTTTTATTAGGGCGATGCAGGACCGTACAAACTCCTTACTTCGAATTGTACGCATACCCCCGAAAGCTGGTGTGTACTCAAGCCCAAATGCCACTTTCACCGTTCGCATAAATGAAGCTGGATATGCGTCAATCACTGTAGAAGGCAATGCTGAGGACGGACAGGGGCACTCCTGTGAGTTCACAGGGAAAGGAATCATCAACACTTATGACTGGACAACTCTGACCCATGATGATTTTCCCAACTTCTATTTACTATTTACACGCGCTGGGGCCGAACTTGTATATGCAACCGGTGGAATAAGCCAAGGGTGTGGCGCAGGAGTTAACTTTAATTACAGCTATACACTGGATAAATAG
- the hxsB gene encoding His-Xaa-Ser system radical SAM maturase HxsB yields the protein MYRILPFQFKRFQKNEVLIVNECGDYYFLADYSFDAFVRHQLDENSDVFLDLKSKLFLAQDDFEVSLEKIAARYRTRKLFLREFTTLHMLVITLRCNQRCEYCQVSCAEQDAHSYDMSEDVAEKIVDMIFCAPTSHPKIEFQGGEPLLNWKIIEHTVKYAKSVAQKTNKQVSFVICTNLIEISKEQLEFCRVHDVAISTSLDGPVDIHDKCRKARIGDGTYRKFVDKLSLAREIVGFDGVDALMTTTAYSVNCLKDVIDEYVLQGMGGIFIRSLNPYGFAAEQANILGYDMRSFVDNYLEALKYIIQLNKKIFFPEHFATLLFSRILTPFSTGFVDLQSPSGCGISGVIYDFDGSVFPSDEARMLARMGDRHFSLGNVLADTYEKIFSGVKLKQLTAKACVETTPSCAWCAYQAYCGTDPVRNYLETGDELRAMRGSPFCEKHRLIFDGLFSILKNATDEEMDIIWSWITKNPELVKRHENC from the coding sequence ATGTATAGAATTCTTCCTTTTCAATTTAAGCGATTTCAAAAAAATGAAGTCTTAATAGTTAATGAATGTGGTGATTATTATTTTCTTGCTGATTACAGCTTTGACGCGTTTGTCAGACACCAGCTTGATGAAAATTCAGACGTATTTTTGGATCTCAAGTCAAAACTATTTCTGGCCCAAGATGATTTTGAAGTTTCACTTGAAAAGATTGCAGCAAGATATCGTACGCGGAAATTGTTTCTAAGAGAGTTCACGACGCTTCACATGCTCGTCATTACGCTTCGTTGCAATCAGCGTTGCGAATATTGCCAAGTATCTTGCGCTGAGCAAGATGCGCATTCGTATGACATGAGTGAGGATGTAGCAGAAAAGATTGTTGACATGATTTTCTGTGCTCCTACTTCCCACCCAAAGATTGAATTTCAAGGTGGTGAGCCTCTTCTGAACTGGAAAATTATTGAGCACACAGTCAAATATGCGAAAAGTGTGGCCCAGAAAACCAACAAGCAAGTAAGCTTCGTCATTTGCACTAATCTTATTGAGATTTCAAAAGAGCAACTTGAATTTTGCAGAGTGCATGATGTTGCAATATCAACGTCTTTAGACGGGCCGGTTGACATTCACGACAAGTGCCGCAAAGCTAGAATTGGGGATGGCACCTACAGAAAGTTTGTGGATAAACTCAGTTTGGCCCGTGAAATTGTTGGCTTTGATGGTGTAGATGCCCTCATGACTACTACGGCATATTCTGTAAATTGCCTCAAAGATGTTATTGATGAATACGTCCTTCAGGGAATGGGCGGCATATTTATCCGCTCGCTAAATCCATATGGGTTTGCAGCGGAGCAAGCTAATATTCTTGGGTATGACATGCGGAGCTTTGTGGATAACTACCTAGAAGCTCTGAAATATATCATTCAACTCAATAAAAAAATCTTCTTTCCAGAGCATTTTGCAACTCTCCTCTTTTCAAGGATTTTGACGCCATTTTCCACGGGATTTGTTGATCTACAGTCGCCTTCTGGCTGTGGAATAAGCGGTGTGATCTATGATTTTGATGGATCTGTTTTTCCTTCTGATGAGGCCAGAATGCTGGCACGAATGGGTGACCGACATTTTTCCCTTGGCAATGTGTTAGCAGACACATATGAGAAAATTTTTTCCGGAGTGAAGCTGAAACAGTTGACGGCAAAAGCTTGCGTGGAAACCACGCCAAGTTGTGCTTGGTGTGCATATCAAGCCTATTGCGGCACCGACCCTGTGCGCAATTATCTTGAGACTGGCGATGAACTCAGAGCTATGCGCGGCTCCCCTTTCTGTGAAAAACATAGACTGATTTTTGATGGCTTGTTTTCAATTTTGAAAAATGCGACAGATGAAGAAATGGATATTATTTGGAGTTGGATAACTAAGAATCCTGAATTGGTGAAGCGCCATGAGAACTGTTAG